The Triticum aestivum cultivar Chinese Spring chromosome 5A, IWGSC CS RefSeq v2.1, whole genome shotgun sequence genomic sequence TGGTCATTACTCAGCCATGTGGAACACAGGGAGCTTATGGATACTAGGTGCAACCGATGGGAGATGGTTGCATGGGATACATATACAACCGGTTTGAATGACGGTTCaataataggataggtgtttaCTCATCTTAGCCTATTttagccggttgtggcttttcatATTTTTATGTCAGATTTGTAGGACCTTTTGAGTCCTTGTTTCGAACCTGGATCTTTAATAATATGGCTATGTGCATACAGAGGATTGAGATCCAGTGATATGCCATGGGCATGTCATCCATGAACAGTATGGTGCCTTGCCCCCCTCTCCCCTCCGCCAGATCATGATCCAGCGGCCAGGGGTGACATGAACAGTTCCCAGTCTACAGTACATCCACATTACAATATCTACAGTGATTCGTCTACAGGACCATGTCCACAGTGTTTTGTTGCTACAATGATTAATCTGGGCTGTCCATTCCAGATCCAAGGGTCATGTTACGGAGTGACATGCTGAAGGCATGTCACTGGATCTCTGTCACATATAGAGGCtgggggttatcctcctttttgaaaaaagGACAAGGTTACCTCTTACCTGGTCACCCCTAGAACGACCAAATTGAATAAACTCCATGATGATAAAATAACCGCCAGTTGGTAACGAACCAACCTGTAAAAAAAGGGGCATGAAGTAAgaaaatgcagtgaagaagaaAAGGCGGCTGTAGGGAAGGTGCCAGGTAGTGAAAATAAAGAAAGTTCAGTAAGTTCAGTTCACAGTACCCCCCCAATGGAGCTGGTCCCTGTGATCTGTGTGACCTTCCCCTCGGTGAGGATCCACTCCTTGATCGGGTCATCGCTTATGGCAGCCACTGTCCAATTACACGGGACAGGGTCAGAAGCTCAGAATCACACATAAAACAGATCGGATGCATCCACACCCACAGCAATGCCATGAATTGGGCATGGAAACTGAAGCTGATACCCACATAATCACAACTATTTCAGGCCATGGCTGCCACAACACCTTAAATCCTATCAAAATTTCTACAGTCAACATTTTACATCGGGCCTGGCTATGGCTTGCCCTCGGCGTTCTGTTGAAGACCATCGACGCAGCCCGGAGGGTGGCAAAACTGAGCTTCGGCATTGTTCGTACGACAGCGAGGTGAAAAAAGGTTGCAGGATTGAGTTTTGAGAGAAGTGGAGGAGGACTTGTTACCGACGGATAGCCTCGAGGCTGCTCTGCGGGGGCAGGCGGAGCGACGAGGCCGGGGGCGGCGACTGAGGATGGAGGAGGCGGAGAGCAGCGCCATGTTATCTGCCATTGCAAGCACCCGCCTTCTTCTCCGAGCACGGACGGACGCCCGACGAAATCCTATTGGCTGACGCCCGCCGTTGCTAGTGGCCACTGGCCAGGACTAGGAGTGACGAAACGGGTGCCGCCCAGGTCTGACGGGCCTGGTCTTGACATGCGGATGGGTTTGTCCCTCCCGTTCGCTGGTCTAAGTGGGCTGCCAGCCCATTATCTCCCCCCCATCGGTTTCGGAACCTTCTAGCCATACGGTTTACTGGGCTGGGTTTACCGTGGtcatctttttttcttctttctgtttgtttttcctttttccgCTTCTTTTTTAAACTTTTTACTTAGCATTTCGTGATTGTTTTGAAAAtcacaaacttttttcaaattcgtgattttttgccaatttcatgaacattttcaaattcaagattttttcaaaatcttgaataATTTTCAAATCCATGGTatctttttgaaatttgtgaacatttttaaattcacaAAGATTTTTTCAAATCCACGATTTTTATTCAACTTCATGAGCATTTTTTCCAAAGGTCAATGTTCAATGGTCAACGGTCAAGTGGGCTGCGGCCCATATAGCGTGTGTGAGTGCCAGCAACCTAACTTGCATTATAAGTGATGCGGAGGAGCTCTTGATGTGCCATTTATCCGGAACGAAGAAAATGTTAATTTGCATCATTATTTTCCCTTCTCTAAGCTCAAGGTCAAGATCGGGGGTGTTGTGGAGGCGTGGAGGGTTGTTGTGGGACGACGAAGGAGATGTGTGCTCAATCGGAGGCCTTTGTCAGACGAGCGAGCTTGCATCAGACCCAGACATGTCGTACATCGATATCGGTGTTTTCTCCATGTTTTCTTTAAAGAGTCTTCGTCTTTCGTTTGTTGCGGTGAGACGGTAGCATTGCCCCAGGGTAGGAATAATGTTCTCCCCACCCTAACCCCGTATCGTTGTGTATTTTTTTTTGCTGGCGGAGGGCATGTGGAGCTGTGTCTCCAGCAAGCCTTCTGGGATCCGATCGGTCTAGGTTTTCTAGTGGATCCTTCTAGAGTCAACCGGCTTTTGTGATCTGCGTGGCCTTGGGAGTTTCTACAAGCTGCAGGCGTCTCCTGATCTGCATCAACGACTTCCTGGCCGTTTTTTTTACTAGCTCCTCGATTAAAAAAAGTTTTCTCCGTGAATGAAGGCCCAGAGGCGGCATCGAGCTATGCTCACAGCTCACTACCACTGCATGCAGGAGCTAGAAGACTTCAACACCCCAAAGATTTTgattgtttttctattttgtttgtAAGGGTGTGTTCGTAATGTCCTGTGACACTTAATGTATGGCCTTAGGCCTTTTTGAAGAAAAACAACTTCTTGGTCGCATGTAGTACTAGTGCACTATAAATGTTATATAGCGTTGTTATGCAACACTTGTGTACATAATGAGAGTGCTCATATATTGTACGTGGATGTTGTTATGATAAATGAAGTAATTGCATTTTGCTCAATTGTGAAGTATGGCCGGCAAGCCCAAAAAAACGCTTTGGGATGATGCATGtatgaagaaatttataaagtatTTGCTTGATTGTGCAATACTGCTGACAAGGCCGACAAGGCGGTTTTGGACTATGCACAAGATGAATATCTACTTTCAGTGCGGCGAAAGGTGTCAAGATCAACACAAGCGGATCCCATTCAAGTGGGGGTGAATGAAGGTACCATGAATAGGATAGCTGACGCTTGTTGTGTGCGAGAGGTCAATACGATTAGCTATGTTGATGAAGAATATCATGTGAACCAGATGTATGGGTCCATGTATTCTCTAATAATGTTAAGGCTTCACTCTGTTTATATTATGTATACATATCCAACATTAAGGTATAGTTATTCAAATGAACTGTGTGTATTGTTATTGTTTCTCCTTCACGGCAAATCATTCATACGTACATCTTTTTATTACAACACTTGAAGCAAACACACTCGTGACCAAGATAGGTAATTCCACATGGCTCGTGGGACGATCAGAGACGGAACAACGCCGCGATCTAATGTTCACCAGCTCCGGCATCCACTACCTCCTCATCGGCGGCAGCACCAGCCTCATCTCCAGCGTTCGCATCAGCCATTCATCCTGtcattcttcttcctcttcctcctccttcgctGAGAGCGCAACGGGCACCCTGACATCTCTGTAGCTGCAGACGTAGGGCGCGTCGCGGCCGTGGTACGTGCCGGTCCACCTCCCCTCATCGACGCCGCTCGCGTCCCAGAAGGAGGCGTACAGGAACATGGGCTTCTCCGGCCAGGGCTCCCCGTCGCGCCGCTCCTCCCTCCGGATCACCTCCCCGTCGACGCGCCACTCGATGGCCTCGGCGCCCCAGGCGACCGCGTAGTGGTGGAACCCGTCGGAGGAGTCGAAGGGGAGCTCGTGGACCGCCTCCCTGCCCCCGCGGCCGGCGACGAAGAAGTTGGTCTGTACGGCGCGCTTCTCGTTGCCGAGGAACTCGAAGTCGATCTCGTCCATGTCGCCGGAGCCCTCCAGGGAGGAGAGGTAGAGGTTGTAGTTGAGCCCCGCGGTGTCGCCGGCGGGGGCGCGGACCGCGGCGGCCACGGCGCCGCCCGGGAGGAAGCGGCTGCGGGACCGCCAGCGTGCCCCGCCGCGGTGGTCGTACGTGACGTGGATCTCGCCGgactccggcgcatggcggcaggCGTCCGGGGTGTAGTCCACCGCGATGCGCGCCAGCGGCTCCGTGCCCTCGGGGCGCAGGTGCTCGTGCTGGTCGTCCGGCGTGACGTCGCTGGACTCGGAGTCCGACGCCATGGTGGTGGACGGGAGAGCGCAGAGGATTGGGAGCGAGGTGGTGGCGTTTTATTGTGCCGGACAGACGACAGCCGCCGCGCCGGGAACGTACGCCACCAGTCCACCACCCACATGCATGCTCTCGAGCTCTGCAGCTGCAGGAGTATTGGAGTAACATGAAGAACCAAGTACAATAATGAGCCAACGTGCTATTATTAAGTAAGAACAAACAACATGAGATCCATTTGTTGCAAGAGTAACATGAACACCATGTAAGAAATATTATTTGATTACACATGACAACTAAGAAAGGCTGGATGTACCTTACAAGAACAATTTGTCCATGAAAGAACATCTTAACATTTCTAGATGAGATTTGCTAAGTCTCGGTCGTTATGTCTCAGTTGATGCTATATTCCTTTGATTTGCACGGAGAttcataagattttttttctttttagttttcccttttttcttctCATATACTATATCACTTGACTGAAAATTAGTcaagtcttagtcgactgagaaCTACTCACATCCTTTTGAGATATCCCATACCAgatggaaaaaataaataaaatagttttactaaatcacatctagatgtgtcctaagtattgcacatctaaattcTGTCATTGATTTTACGCGAAGATTcgaatgtttttttttctttttatatttgaTTAAGTCAGTGGAtatgcaataactagagcacatctagatgcgCTCTAGATAGACCTTCGAGAAAAAGTTATTGAAGCGTCACCGCTGAAAGATCCACAGATCCAATGTGGAAGAGCAAGAAGCGAAGCGATCTTCCAAGCCATAGAGGTGTCTACACCAACCTTCAAATTCAAAGGCCTTATGCAGCATCAGAAGCCGCACAAATGTGAGAATGTGACCACGACGAGGACAACGACCAAACTACAAACGAAAGTTATGGGCACATTCAACATATTGGAGATAAGGAGGCTTACAAAGACTTTAGTTGCTAGATGAACGCCGCCACATAACCCTGCACTATTAGGAAAGGGTTTATACGTCAACCCAAATGAGTGACGGGCCTGGCGGGGTATCCGCTACATCTACTTTTTAAAACAAGCAGTGACGGGTAGCAAAATCTGCCCGCCACAGCTAACAGACTAACTATGACGGGCAGAACTCATGACCCGCCACAAGTATAATCTCCCGGATGAGCGTGGAGGAATGGTATCGAGGTGGTGGGGTTTTGTTGTGCCGGATAGGCGACAGCCGCCGCTCCGGCAACATGCTCTCCAGCTCTGCAGCTGCAGGAGTATAACATGAAGATTCATGTACGTACAATAATGAGCCAACTTGCTGAGTGAGAACAAACAACATGAGAACCCTTTGCTGCAGGAGCAACATGAAGACCATGTAAGAAATATTATCTTGATTACACATGgcaatatttttttccttttttctaattatattttcttttttggttgtgtgcatcctggaTATTCTTAAGCATCTTGTTagtgcagaggctgggtgtaattgaTATCTACCCCTTCCGTTCCAAAATTATTGTCTTAGATTTGCctaaatacagatgtatcaagtcacgttttagtactaggtacatctgtatctagacaaatctaagataagAAGTTTAGGACAGAAGGAATacttgatattaatatatttccCTTTTAAAAAAATGACAACCAAGGAAGGCTGGATCTACCTTACAAGAACAATTTGTCCATGAAAGAACATTTTAACATTCCAGATCAGTTTTGCTAACATTTTAACATCGTTATGTCTCAATCTCGATGCAATATTCTTTTGATCTTGCACGGAGATTTGTAtactttttttcttttcattttcttttcatttttcttctcATATACTACTtgatacttggttaagtctcagtcgattgAGACCTAATCACACCCTTTCCAAATATCCCATTgcaaatgaaaaaataaaaacattttatgtatgacagaaaaataaataaaacagtttTGATaatcacatctagatgtgcccttaagtattgcacatctaagtcctatgtcattgattttatgcGAATGTTTGTTTTACTAAATCACATCTAAATATAccctaagtattgcacatctaagttctATGTTATGGATTTTACGCCAAGATTCGGATGGGTGTATGTTTTTTTTATGTTTGATTAAGTCACTTAGATATACAATAACTAGATCATATCTAGATAAGCCCTAAATAGACCCTAGAGAAATTTTTTTAAGCCATCGCCGCTAAAAGATCCACGGATCCAACGTGGAAGCTAGTAGCGATAAGCAAAGCGATCTTTCGAGCCAAAGATGTTCTTTTCTATCCCAACCTCCAAATTCAAAGGCCTAACGTGGCACCAGAAACCGTACCAATGTGAGTATGTGACGGAGAGGAGGCCCATGACCAAACTGCAAAGGAAAATATGAGTGCCACCAGACAAACCCTAACCTCACCTACCAAATACGCCGACATGAATCTACACCAACAAGCCATCAGCGCCACCACATCCAACACATGGGAGATAGGGAGGCTTACGGAAACTTTAGTTGCTAGATTAGCGGCGGCGTGTAACCCTCCTAAAAGATCCAAAACGGAAAAGAAAAACTAGAGCTCCATCCAGTATAGCGCGGCCTCCGCACCTTTCGGTGGAGGAGTAAGGGGACAACAAACTACCAGCGTATAATGACGGAGACAAGCCTAGAGCAGCTAGGGTTATACCTCTAGACCTAGTAACAACAACCCTTTCAATTAATTCTTATAATGTATAGAAAATCATCATAGTGCATCAGTGAAGCTAGCTTAGCCCTAGGTGTAACCCTATGCTAGCTTCGCCCCGGCCGGAGGAGGCAGGGTGGCGGCATGGTGTGCTTGAAAAATCCTCTCTAGAGGGTTTAGAGAGGAGATGACTGTTATATAGTATAGAATTTGAATCTCAAATCTTGCAAATGGTGAATGTAAAATATCTACTCAGAGTAGCAAAAATCTTGCAAATGGTGGAAGCACATACAACTTTCTCGCAAAAAAAGGAAGCACACAAAGCTTAAAATTTGACACCAAAAAACACGGATGAAATCACTGTTCTGACCTTGTCAACGTTTATAGTCACAAACTGAACTTGACGTGAAAGTATTTCGCGATTTGACCCTTTTAGAAATGCTAGAGCCCGCGGCGTTTCCACCCAACATAGAAACGCCGAGCAAGCTAGCGTTCCCTGCCAACACGGAAACGCCGAGGCAGCTAGCATTTCTGCCCTGGCCCACAGTCAGTCCGAACCCGCTGTTTTTGCTGACGTGGCACGCGTGAAACGCCAAGGTCCTTGGCGTTTCTGAACTGGATTAAGTAACGcgcgcgggccgcgggggcctaaCCCAGCCCACTCGCAGTCCCAGCCCCGGTCGGGCAGTTCTTCCAGGGCGAActggcggccgcccctccctcttcTTCACTTGTTTTATTTACCTTTGCCAAGTAATATTGTTTCTTACACATCAAGTCAATTTGGACCATGCGGgacgcagctcctcctccaaaAAAACAGTTAGGGTTTCTGCCTCTTGCTGGCGCCGACGCAGGTCCGCCTCATCTCCGGTGGCCCGAGGGCCATGGAGGCTTGGTGGATCCTGCCAAGGGCCGGCAGGAGGGCTTCGTCTTTAGCCGTTTCtttcagttttgttagggtttgtgttctgctcaGGAAGGCGAAATGGTGGCGgctccttgaagatggaataaaggtctccgcGCCTAGCCCCGTTCccgcggtgcgtctagcatcgctggtgggcgtgtggaggtgtgtctccgacgaATCTATCTtaggtggatttgctcggatctcgttggtgttcgtctacgttcgtgtgttttCGGATTGGATCTTTCCGATCTACATTATTCTTCATCCGTGGCAGTTGCTGTCCTGGTGCGTTGGTCCTATGCgggcttagcacgacgacttcccgactgtctgctacaacaagttgtgcccgactccgacgatggaggggcgatgacggcgacgcCCCTTTGGCTTGCTTCAGTggttgtagtcgtcgctaggtggtgtACGGATctaaatgtaatttttattatttctggtgtttatTGTACTGTCATGatcgaagatgaatagattgaaagatTTTCCGAAAAAAGTAATATTGTTTCTTCGTGAACATAACACACTTTTTATTGCGAGTTAGCAGAAATACCCTATTTTCTCTATTTTTTCACGTGTAATgtattttgggcccacctgtcataattTTGTGGACCAAAATACCCAAGTCATTTTTCCTCCTAGGCTGCGGTTTGACCGGTCGAACGATGGAATCAATCCATCCATGGTGCTCGGTTGAGGAATAGAACCTCCTTCCTCTGCGTGCCGCGCCGCGCGACTCCTTCCGCCAAGCTGCGCCGTGCCCTTCCACATAGACATCGCAGCCGCGTCGGGATTCCTCATTCTCCTAGGACGGGCCGCCTCCT encodes the following:
- the LOC123108420 gene encoding xyloglucan endotransglucosylase/hydrolase protein 31-like — translated: MASDSESSDVTPDDQHEHLRPEGTEPLARIAVDYTPDACRHAPESGEIHVTYDHRGGARWRSRSRFLPGGAVAAAVRAPAGDTAGLNYNLYLSSLEGSGDMDEIDFEFLGNEKRAVQTNFFVAGRGGREAVHELPFDSSDGFHHYAVAWGAEAIEWRVDGEVIRREERRDGEPWPEKPMFLYASFWDASGVDEGRWTGTYHGRDAPYVCSYRDVRVPVALSAKEEEEEEE